DNA sequence from the Amycolatopsis sp. Hca4 genome:
TCCGGTGGCGCGGGCCGGTACGGCGCGGCGACCTCGACACCGCACCAGCGCGCGGCCAGCGTCCGCATGGTCGCCGACCGGCCGCGGGCCCATTCGATCACCGGGCCGAGGAAGAACACCACGCCGACGCACAGGAGCGCGAACGCGATCAGCTGGACGAGCACGTCGAGCCAGCTGCGCAACGAGTGCGCGGCCAGCGCCAGCGCCCGGCCCAGCGCACGCAGGTACGGCATCCGGCACCTCCTTCCCCCCGCGATCCTCGCCGATCGGCACCGGCCCGCGCACTGCCCGAAGCCCCACGAACGGGGTGGGCCCAGCCCCACCCCCAGTTCAGCAAAACGCTACCTGAGCTGGGGATTCAGCGTCATTACCGAAGCTGCCGCCGGTTCGTAGCTTGATTCCCATGCCCCTCATCGAAGTCACCGATCTCCGCAAGCGCTACGGCTCCCGGGTCGCGGTCGACGGCGTTTCGTTCACCGTCGAGCGCGGCGAAATCTTCGGCATCCTCGGCACGAACGGCGCCGGGAAGACCACCACCGTCGAATGCCTCCAGGGCCTGCGCCAGGCCGACGGCGGCACGATCTCCGTGCTCGGCCTGGACCCGGCGACCGACCACGCGGCGCTGACCCGCCGCGTCGGCGTCCAGCTGCAGGAGAGCCAGCTGCCGGCGAAACTGCGGGTGCGCGAGGCGCTGGAGCTGTTCGCGTCCTTCTACCCGCAGTCCGCCGACATCGACGTCCTGCTCGACCAGCTCGACCTGCGCGACCACGCCCGCAGTTGCTTCGGGAAGCTTTCCGGCGGCCAGAAGCAGCGGGTGTCGATCGCACTGGCGCTGGTGGGGCAGCCGGAGCTGGCGATCCTCGACGAGCTGACCACCGGGCTCGACCCGCACGCCCGCCGCGAAACGTGGCGGCTCGTCGAGGGCGTCCGCGCCGCCGGCGTCACGGTCCTGCTCGTCACCCACTTCATGGACGAAGCCGAGCGGCTCTGCGACCGCGTGGCGATCTTCGACGCCGGGCGCGTGGTCGCCACCGGCACCCCGACCGAGCTCCGCGCCGCCGCCGGAGCCTCCACTTTGGACGATGCGTTCGTCTCGCTGACCAGGAGCACCCGGTGAACACCTTCGCCAAGATCACCGCCACCGAGGCGAAACTCTTCCTCCGCGCGCCGTTCGCGGCGGCCGGCGGCCTGCTGCTGCCGTCGATCCTGCTGCTCGCCATCGGCGCCATCCCGGGCATGAGCAAACCCAACGAGGCGGCGGGCGGGTTGCGCCTCCTCGACGCCTGGGTGCCGTCGCTGATCGTCGTGAGCCTGGCGATGCTGGCCCTGCAGTCGATCCCGGCCGCCGTCGCCACCTACCGCGAGCAGGGCGTGCTGCGCCGGCTGGCCACCACCCCGGTGCACCCGGTCAACCTGCTGGGCGCGCAGCTGCTCATCCACGTCGCCGTTTCGCTGGCCGGCATCGTCCTCGTGCTGGTGCTGGGCAACGTCGTCCACGACGTCCCGCTGCCGAAGCACCCGCTGTCGTTCGCGCTGACGCTGGTGCTCGGGGTGGTCGCGACGTTCGCGCTCGGCCTGATCGCGGCCGCGGTCGCCCGCACGTCCAAGGCGGCCACCGGGGTCGCGCTGGTCGCGTTCCTCCCGATCATGTTCTTCGGGGGCGTCTACCTGCCGCGGCCGTTCCTGCCGGACGTGCTCCGGCGGATCGGCGACTACGTGCCGCCGGGCTCGCAACCGCTGCAGGACGCCTGGATCGGCGCCGGCGTGCAGCCGCTGCAGCTGGCCGCGCTCGCCGGCTTCGCGGTGCTCGGCACGGCGCTCGCGGTCCGGTTGTTCCGCTGGGAGTGAGCCCTTCCGCCAAAGTGGTGATGATCATCGTTTTCTCTTGTGGCCGGGCCACCCGGCCGGTAGCCAAGAGGGTGGCCCTGCTCAAACTGGAGGTTCGATGTCCCTGGACGTGTCACCCGCGCTGCTGGAGAAGGCCGAGCGCGGGGAGGTCACCGACGCCGAGTTCGTCACCTGCGTCAAGGAATCCCTGCCGTACGCCTGGGAGGTCATCACCGGCGTCATCGCCGACGCCGAGGGTGCGGCGGACGGCTTCGCCGACAACGAAACGCCGCCGCCGAGCGAGGCCGCCCGCGGGCAGCTGCTGCGCGCACTGGCCTCCGACGCGATCCGCGGCGGCCTCGAGCGGCACTTCGGCGTCAAGCTGGCCTTCCAGAACTGCCACCGGGTCGCGGTGTTCCGCCAGTCGGAAGTCGGCGGCGACCG
Encoded proteins:
- a CDS encoding SCO5389 family protein, with amino-acid sequence MSLDVSPALLEKAERGEVTDAEFVTCVKESLPYAWEVITGVIADAEGAADGFADNETPPPSEAARGQLLRALASDAIRGGLERHFGVKLAFQNCHRVAVFRQSEVGGDRYRAFVSPRGQLLNQSPELRDC
- a CDS encoding ABC transporter ATP-binding protein yields the protein MPLIEVTDLRKRYGSRVAVDGVSFTVERGEIFGILGTNGAGKTTTVECLQGLRQADGGTISVLGLDPATDHAALTRRVGVQLQESQLPAKLRVREALELFASFYPQSADIDVLLDQLDLRDHARSCFGKLSGGQKQRVSIALALVGQPELAILDELTTGLDPHARRETWRLVEGVRAAGVTVLLVTHFMDEAERLCDRVAIFDAGRVVATGTPTELRAAAGASTLDDAFVSLTRSTR
- a CDS encoding ABC transporter permease, with the translated sequence MNTFAKITATEAKLFLRAPFAAAGGLLLPSILLLAIGAIPGMSKPNEAAGGLRLLDAWVPSLIVVSLAMLALQSIPAAVATYREQGVLRRLATTPVHPVNLLGAQLLIHVAVSLAGIVLVLVLGNVVHDVPLPKHPLSFALTLVLGVVATFALGLIAAAVARTSKAATGVALVAFLPIMFFGGVYLPRPFLPDVLRRIGDYVPPGSQPLQDAWIGAGVQPLQLAALAGFAVLGTALAVRLFRWE